The Caretta caretta isolate rCarCar2 chromosome 10, rCarCar1.hap1, whole genome shotgun sequence genome has a window encoding:
- the B2M gene encoding beta-2-microglobulin, which translates to MARGLSVLMLVLLGLAGLEAIQSAPKVHVYSRHPAENGKQNFLNCFVEGFQPPNIQITLLKNDEKMDNVEMADLSFREDWSFQRLVHVPFTPNGKDTYVCRVEHITLESPKNVKWDADN; encoded by the exons ATGGCTCGGGGTCTCAGTGTGTTGATGCTTGTGCTGCTCGGACTCGCCGGCCTGGAGGCGATCCAAT CTGCCCCCAAAGTACATGTGTACTCCCGCCACCCAGCGGAGAATGGCAAGCAGAACTTCCTGAACTGCTTTGTGGAGGGGTTCCAGCCTCCAAACATTCAGATCACCTTGCTGAAGAATGATGAGAAGATGGATAACGTGGAAATGGCCGACCTTTCCTTCAGAGAAGACTGGAGTTTCCAGCGCCTGGTGCATGTCCCATTCACTCCTAATGGGAAAGATACATATGTATGCAGAGTGGAGCATATCACCCTTGAAAGTCCCAAGAACGTCAAATGGG ATGCAGATAATTAA